In Gemmobacter fulvus, a single window of DNA contains:
- a CDS encoding carbohydrate ABC transporter permease, with amino-acid sequence MTFLPLRSGEPSLLQQRQRAAFWFLAPMLAALICVAAWPLLRTIWFSFTDTTLSDLYGGQWIGFDNYLSMRTLSSGRTVWRGTLVDPAWWNAVWNTLRFALVSVTLETVLGLIVALVLNAEFRGRGLVRAAILIPWAIPTIVSAKIWAWMLNDQFGIINDMLLSLDLIDQKIAWTASADTAMYAVLIVDIWKTTPFMALLILAGLQMVPRDIYEAARIDGIHPVKVFFRVTLPLIRPTLMVAVIFRMLDSLRIFDLVYVLTPNSAATKTMSVISRENMVDFDKFAYGAAQSTLLFSIIAIFVLLYIWLGRVDLTGDSSR; translated from the coding sequence ATGACATTCCTGCCCCTGCGCAGCGGTGAGCCATCGCTTCTGCAACAACGCCAGCGCGCTGCCTTCTGGTTTCTGGCGCCCATGCTGGCCGCACTGATCTGCGTCGCCGCCTGGCCGCTGCTGCGCACGATCTGGTTTTCCTTCACCGATACCACGCTGTCCGATCTTTATGGCGGCCAGTGGATCGGGTTCGACAATTACCTGTCCATGCGCACGCTGTCGTCGGGCCGCACGGTCTGGCGCGGCACGCTGGTTGATCCGGCCTGGTGGAATGCGGTGTGGAACACCCTGCGCTTTGCCTTGGTGTCGGTCACGCTTGAAACCGTGCTGGGGCTGATCGTGGCGCTGGTGCTGAATGCCGAGTTCCGGGGCCGGGGGCTTGTGCGGGCGGCCATCCTCATTCCCTGGGCCATTCCCACCATCGTTTCGGCAAAGATCTGGGCCTGGATGCTGAATGACCAGTTCGGGATCATCAATGACATGCTGCTGTCGCTGGACCTGATCGACCAGAAGATCGCCTGGACCGCCAGCGCCGATACCGCCATGTATGCCGTGCTGATCGTCGACATCTGGAAAACAACGCCCTTCATGGCGCTGTTGATCCTGGCAGGCCTGCAAATGGTGCCGCGCGACATTTACGAGGCCGCCCGGATCGACGGTATCCATCCGGTCAAGGTTTTCTTCCGCGTCACCCTGCCGCTGATCCGGCCCACGCTGATGGTTGCCGTGATCTTCCGCATGCTCGACAGTCTGCGCATCTTCGATCTGGTCTATGTGCTGACGCCGAATTCTGCCGCGACCAAGACCATGTCGGTCATCAGCCGCGAGAACATGGTGGATTTCGACAAATTCGCCTATGGCGCCGCGCAATCGACACTGCTGTTCTCGATCATCGCCATCTTCGTGCTGCTTTACATCTGGCTGGGCCGGGTGGACCTGACAGGAGATTCCTCCAGATGA